The following coding sequences lie in one Lolium perenne isolate Kyuss_39 chromosome 2, Kyuss_2.0, whole genome shotgun sequence genomic window:
- the LOC127336519 gene encoding uncharacterized protein, translating into MNTYAAMKSGIKNLDESGCSGAISSQKAQKRLDAYCDGLKKAHPEDWQDIDLDESVLYNTSGGMPHGRLSIATGAVKKAHIISAAKATNPKPSSSVAYHNVIQENQQLRSTNEILTRKTEMHDQMFRMLFAEMGRELPEWFQQGRTQAHTQGNTDLEDAAMDDLVGHGNNGGSNDGENICGDSNDFVYNEDGDGNYASGGGSH; encoded by the exons ATGAACACATatgctgcaatgaaatctggtatCAAAAATTTGGATGAAAGTGGCTGTAGCGGTGCAATCAGCAGCCAGAAAGCACAAAAACGCCTT GATGCATATTGTGATGGTCTTAAGAAAGCACATCCAGAGGATTGGCAAGACATTGATTTGGATGAAAGTGTCTTGTACAACACATCCGGTGGCATGCCACATGGCCGCCTATCAATTGCTACCGGTGCCGTCAAGAAAGCCCACATTATCTCTGCTGCAAAGGCAACAAATCCGAAGCCCTCAAGTTCTGTTGCTTACCATAATGTCATCCAAGAGAATCAACAGTTACGTTCTACAAATGAGATTCTAACAAGGAAAACAGAAATGCATGACCAAATGTTCAGG ATGCTTTTTGCTGAGATGGGCAGAGAGCTACCGGAATGGTTCCAACAAGGTCGAACCCAAGCTCATACCCAG GGGAACACAGACTTGGAGGATGCTGCTATGGATGACCTTGTTGGTCATGGAAACAATGGAGGCAGCAATGATGGTGAGAACATTTGTGGTGATAGCAACGACTTTGTCTACAATGAAGATGGTGATGGTAACTATGCTTCTGGAGGAGGTTCTCACTAG